The following proteins are encoded in a genomic region of Thermococcus pacificus:
- a CDS encoding metal ABC transporter ATP-binding protein has translation MNAVTAENLTILYDGKPALEGVTFSLEEGETLLLLGPNGAGKTTLLRTIACFHREYTGDLYVFGRKPCRARELIGYVPQSHSLNERVPLTALEVVAMGGIYRRGFAHFKIPRETLLKAEEVLGFVGLGSVKDRLFRELSGGQKQRVLLARALMGDPKLLLLDEPLSALDPSARAEVAAVLNKIKRERGITMVITTHDINPLLEVGDRVMLINKRLIAFGRPEEVLQDSIIKSVYGPLARVVPVGGKLFCITGDVHIHKRGGGEL, from the coding sequence ATGAATGCAGTAACCGCCGAGAACCTCACGATACTCTACGACGGGAAGCCCGCCCTTGAGGGTGTTACCTTTTCCTTGGAAGAGGGTGAGACGCTCCTCCTCCTCGGCCCTAACGGAGCTGGAAAGACCACCCTGCTAAGGACAATAGCCTGCTTCCACAGGGAGTACACCGGAGACCTCTATGTTTTCGGCAGGAAGCCCTGCAGGGCGAGGGAGCTGATAGGCTACGTCCCCCAGAGCCATAGCCTCAACGAGCGCGTCCCGCTCACAGCTTTAGAGGTCGTTGCAATGGGGGGCATCTACAGGAGGGGCTTCGCTCACTTCAAAATCCCCCGCGAGACTCTACTGAAGGCGGAGGAGGTTCTCGGCTTCGTTGGTCTGGGCAGCGTTAAGGACAGGCTCTTCCGCGAGCTGAGCGGGGGGCAGAAGCAGAGGGTTCTCCTCGCGAGGGCTTTGATGGGCGACCCAAAACTGCTCCTCCTTGACGAGCCACTCTCGGCACTCGATCCCAGCGCGAGGGCTGAGGTCGCGGCAGTCCTCAACAAGATAAAGCGCGAGCGGGGAATAACGATGGTGATAACCACCCACGATATCAACCCTCTCCTCGAGGTTGGGGACAGGGTGATGCTCATAAACAAACGCCTTATCGCCTTTGGCAGACCTGAAGAAGTGCTACAGGACAGCATTATCAAATCTGTCTACGGCCCGCTGGCGAGGGTTGTTCCGGTAGGGGGCAAGCTCTTCTGCATAACAGGCGACGTTCACATCCATAAGCGTGGGGGTGGTGAGCTATGA
- a CDS encoding glycosyltransferase family 39 protein, whose product MVKTDVKEKQKKKEVGASPSRYYSIFKGYGLPFIALLLAYLGFRLRNITSNYKTFLDPDTFFHYEMYRQAITEWIPKYFAYAEPPTGIKATGYLGLYTVQAAFYKITHALFGWSELQAFKVWPPFVGAMTVIAVYLLGRKLHSDWAGIWGAAFMAFSYASFTKTMSGNNRGEGPFMMFFLFAVYFLLVYLDEKEWNWKKVLGAVMFLVTSVLYMGVWTGSNFGVGILLLVAGITVVVFFTFGMMETLRDFVRDYFTLYGLSLLLGLGVSYTGFIGIKGFLIFALEAFIALSALVVVMLYGERLGLNYSDKKHRFGTILAIAVVGFLAFYGYFGRDLLKFMGAAYQSNPLYQTVAELARTSWGYIKDSFSIHYVYNANLRQYVGKDGALFLLSLAGFVIVLSRFILKLIKQDLSGYKEIFIVAYYFGSLYLLLSAVRFIFQASGTVVLLAGIVMAEIFIYVENMKENMGTKALYAILLIFLLIIPYVEARDVKSVAVSYSKSQGSVPADWVNVLNWLKENSNPLDSATSWWDYGYWIESSLLSQRRSATDGGHAYDRRYIVADFFSHYGNEAEQDFEAWELNYMITWQRDIYKFNAISYLGGAIDYYEYGHVPMFQLIPKQYIQYVNESGKTVVYVGTSQGAYQPVMTLDLSRGQTIPGRGDIPYVLYVFGDYGMLAYKNVAFSNFVRLAFQLPYSYEPWDAQKLFANFKPTYSNGGVSVYQFRPFAVYRIDKYQNSTWVPFYSTMSGGKLPLGEQKLRLWISAFGRDVKNATLVFEAYNGTTLVKKEVLAENLNINYLNETPVEVSLVVPNATDYRFILVQDGPVGVLNGEPKVDGKVANPSYILEEGQSGNLELKAAFRKDYSDVQLTLRASIVYYVAPNGKDIEKDNFYLEPHQDIITYVPVKSLSVKAGDNVITAKASMPENVFENYIQELYKKYGEDKVVIVRKRIEPIFITKKEYVVWEG is encoded by the coding sequence ATGGTGAAAACTGACGTTAAGGAGAAACAAAAGAAGAAAGAGGTGGGAGCTTCCCCCTCAAGATACTATTCCATTTTCAAGGGCTACGGCCTTCCATTCATAGCACTCCTGCTGGCATACCTGGGCTTCAGACTTAGGAACATAACCTCCAACTACAAAACCTTCCTCGACCCTGACACGTTCTTCCACTACGAGATGTACAGGCAGGCCATAACAGAGTGGATACCCAAGTACTTCGCCTACGCAGAGCCTCCAACCGGCATAAAGGCCACCGGCTACCTGGGTCTTTACACGGTTCAGGCAGCCTTCTACAAGATAACCCACGCCCTCTTTGGGTGGAGCGAACTTCAAGCCTTCAAGGTCTGGCCGCCGTTCGTGGGAGCGATGACCGTCATAGCCGTCTACCTCCTTGGAAGGAAGCTCCACTCTGACTGGGCCGGCATCTGGGGAGCGGCCTTCATGGCCTTCTCCTACGCCAGCTTCACCAAGACCATGTCTGGCAACAACCGTGGTGAAGGGCCCTTTATGATGTTCTTCCTCTTCGCGGTCTACTTCCTGCTGGTCTACCTCGACGAGAAGGAGTGGAACTGGAAGAAGGTGCTCGGCGCGGTGATGTTTCTGGTCACGAGCGTCCTATACATGGGAGTCTGGACAGGAAGCAACTTCGGTGTGGGCATACTCCTCCTGGTCGCAGGCATAACTGTCGTCGTATTCTTCACCTTCGGAATGATGGAGACTCTGAGGGACTTCGTGAGGGACTACTTCACCCTTTACGGCCTCTCCCTCCTGCTCGGTCTGGGCGTGTCTTACACAGGCTTCATAGGCATCAAGGGCTTCCTCATCTTCGCCCTCGAGGCCTTCATAGCCCTCTCAGCCCTCGTTGTGGTGATGCTCTACGGTGAGAGGCTTGGACTCAACTACTCAGACAAGAAGCACAGGTTCGGGACCATACTTGCCATAGCGGTCGTCGGTTTCCTTGCCTTCTACGGCTACTTCGGACGGGACCTCCTCAAGTTCATGGGCGCGGCATACCAGTCCAACCCACTCTACCAGACGGTCGCTGAGCTCGCCAGAACCAGCTGGGGTTATATCAAGGACTCTTTCAGTATTCACTACGTCTATAACGCGAATCTTCGCCAATACGTTGGAAAAGACGGTGCTTTGTTCCTGCTTTCCTTGGCCGGTTTTGTTATTGTGCTTTCCCGTTTTATACTGAAGCTCATTAAACAGGATCTTTCAGGATACAAGGAGATTTTCATCGTGGCTTATTACTTTGGCTCTCTCTACCTTCTCCTAAGTGCAGTGCGTTTCATTTTCCAGGCTTCGGGGACAGTAGTACTCCTTGCGGGTATTGTCATGGCAGAAATATTCATCTACGTGGAGAACATGAAGGAGAACATGGGGACGAAGGCCCTCTATGCAATCCTTCTAATATTCCTGCTTATAATCCCCTACGTCGAAGCTAGAGACGTAAAGTCTGTAGCAGTCTCATATTCAAAGTCTCAGGGCTCCGTTCCAGCAGACTGGGTGAACGTACTCAACTGGTTGAAGGAGAACTCCAACCCGCTCGACAGCGCCACCAGCTGGTGGGACTACGGCTACTGGATTGAGTCGAGTCTTCTCTCGCAGAGAAGAAGCGCAACCGACGGCGGTCACGCTTATGACAGGCGCTACATCGTTGCAGACTTCTTCTCCCACTACGGGAACGAGGCCGAGCAGGACTTCGAGGCATGGGAGCTCAACTACATGATAACCTGGCAGCGGGACATCTACAAGTTCAACGCCATAAGCTACCTCGGCGGCGCGATAGATTACTACGAGTACGGCCACGTCCCGATGTTCCAGCTCATACCCAAACAGTACATTCAGTACGTCAACGAGAGCGGAAAGACGGTCGTCTACGTTGGAACCTCCCAGGGGGCATACCAACCGGTTATGACCCTTGACCTCTCGAGGGGCCAGACCATACCGGGTAGGGGGGACATCCCCTACGTGCTTTACGTCTTCGGCGACTACGGAATGCTGGCGTACAAGAACGTGGCCTTCAGCAACTTCGTTAGACTGGCCTTCCAGCTCCCCTACTCCTACGAGCCGTGGGATGCGCAGAAGCTCTTCGCCAACTTCAAGCCGACCTACAGCAACGGCGGTGTCTCGGTGTACCAGTTCAGGCCCTTCGCGGTTTACAGGATCGATAAGTACCAGAACAGCACGTGGGTGCCCTTCTACAGCACAATGAGCGGTGGAAAGCTCCCGCTCGGGGAGCAGAAGCTCCGTCTCTGGATATCTGCCTTCGGAAGGGACGTTAAGAACGCCACTCTGGTTTTTGAAGCTTACAACGGCACCACCCTTGTTAAGAAGGAAGTCCTAGCCGAGAACCTGAACATCAACTACCTCAACGAGACCCCCGTCGAGGTCAGCCTCGTTGTGCCAAACGCCACGGACTACCGTTTCATCCTAGTCCAGGACGGCCCGGTCGGCGTGCTCAACGGCGAGCCCAAGGTCGACGGGAAAGTTGCAAACCCGAGCTACATCCTGGAAGAAGGGCAGAGTGGCAACCTTGAGCTGAAAGCGGCGTTCAGAAAGGACTACAGCGACGTCCAGCTCACCCTGAGGGCCAGCATCGTATACTACGTCGCCCCCAACGGCAAGGACATAGAGAAGGACAACTTCTACCTGGAACCACACCAGGACATCATAACCTACGTCCCTGTCAAGAGCCTCAGCGTCAAAGCTGGAGACAACGTCATAACTGCGAAGGCCTCAATGCCTGAGAACGTCTTCGAGAACTACATCCAGGAACTATACAAGAAGTACGGTGAGGACAAGGTCGTGATCGTCAGGAAGAGAATCGAGCCGATATTCATAACGAAGAAGGAGTACGTTGTCTGGGAGGGCTGA
- a CDS encoding dolichyl-phosphate-mannose--protein mannosyltransferase: protein MDWRKVTFALILLITMAGSFWYVYDFASQPVFHDYVSDEVWYVPASRNILHRLGVTLTYVNESSGSMGVNVIFLNQSVGVKYQYDVEKIALRHGATYEKEYLKFPGVYFEIPPEQFDAFLDDLSSSLPGEVYYVVPGFWYPDKENIQDYLNTEHPFLGKDFIMLGMLIEDRPVNWRVPGIVAFVLTELLVALATYRISKSYLAAIIALVFTVADPTLQAMSTVAMLDIYVAFGVALFVFFLAYEKDRWAAFAAGLAGATKLSGGFGWPVLLVRAFKREKSIVGFLLTVFVLPALGFLLPNVPAMVAVGPEKWLRDFLGSFKWHLSNKGGHPAASPVWEWFVNKKAFALHYDPNVFAQTDPFLLLSMVLFIFALPWLYRRKNGLLAPFSIFWSTVFFFTLQYVLGGTTQFSFYATALVPPAAVVMGVALRELLRWEAFTNSLWLYLEWLLEVKDSVRLRR, encoded by the coding sequence ATGGACTGGAGGAAAGTCACCTTCGCTCTAATACTCCTCATCACTATGGCGGGCTCCTTCTGGTACGTCTACGACTTCGCCTCACAGCCGGTTTTTCACGACTACGTCAGCGACGAGGTCTGGTACGTCCCCGCGAGCAGAAACATCCTCCACCGGCTCGGGGTTACCCTCACCTACGTGAACGAGAGCAGCGGCTCGATGGGAGTGAACGTCATCTTCTTGAATCAGAGCGTTGGGGTAAAGTACCAGTACGACGTCGAGAAGATAGCTCTGAGGCACGGGGCCACCTACGAGAAGGAGTACCTTAAGTTCCCGGGAGTTTATTTCGAGATTCCTCCGGAGCAATTCGATGCTTTTCTGGATGACCTGTCGTCTTCTCTTCCCGGAGAGGTCTACTACGTCGTTCCCGGCTTCTGGTATCCTGACAAGGAGAACATACAGGACTACCTCAACACCGAGCACCCCTTCCTCGGGAAGGACTTCATAATGCTTGGCATGCTCATCGAGGATAGGCCCGTGAACTGGCGGGTTCCTGGCATAGTAGCATTCGTTTTAACGGAGCTCCTCGTGGCCCTGGCAACCTACAGGATAAGCAAGAGCTACCTCGCCGCCATCATAGCGCTGGTCTTCACGGTCGCCGACCCGACGCTTCAGGCTATGTCCACCGTTGCCATGCTCGACATCTACGTCGCCTTTGGGGTTGCCCTCTTCGTCTTCTTCCTCGCCTATGAAAAGGACCGCTGGGCGGCGTTTGCGGCCGGACTGGCAGGGGCAACGAAGCTCAGCGGCGGCTTCGGCTGGCCAGTGCTCCTGGTCAGGGCCTTCAAACGGGAGAAGAGTATAGTTGGCTTCCTTCTCACTGTGTTCGTGCTTCCCGCTCTCGGCTTCCTGCTCCCGAATGTTCCTGCGATGGTCGCGGTCGGGCCGGAGAAGTGGCTCAGGGACTTCCTCGGGAGCTTTAAATGGCACCTCTCCAACAAGGGCGGCCACCCGGCGGCTTCGCCGGTTTGGGAGTGGTTCGTGAACAAGAAAGCCTTCGCGCTGCACTACGACCCCAACGTGTTCGCCCAGACCGACCCGTTCCTCCTCCTCTCGATGGTGCTCTTCATCTTCGCCCTCCCGTGGCTTTACAGGAGAAAGAACGGCCTTCTTGCCCCATTCAGCATCTTCTGGAGTACTGTCTTCTTCTTCACACTGCAGTACGTCCTCGGGGGAACTACTCAGTTCAGCTTCTACGCCACGGCCCTTGTTCCGCCCGCTGCTGTCGTTATGGGCGTTGCTCTCAGAGAACTCCTCCGCTGGGAGGCCTTCACGAACTCCCTGTGGCTCTACCTTGAGTGGCTGCTGGAGGTAAAGGACAGTGTGAGGCTGAGGAGATGA
- a CDS encoding methyltransferase domain-containing protein: MLEKISEEKVREAVELIRRGLDERKLRARLGEDWELIAEIARARIKARDKFSRDDLWMDLQGLRYSTHEEVAKYRARRLKEFGVKSIADVSCGIGIQLIFYAMNVERAYGIDIDPLKVEFARRNAEKYGVSNIEFINADSLSPEIAEKIDAEVIFSDPARPPEMPERRLEDLLPSPLEVYRAYGRKTDAFIFDLPPQIRRERVPWKGEFEYIDLFGALNRLTFYTEPLARAERSAVILPAGARVESDPNLENIVEWTDEPGEYLYEIPQSVDYADLINELLHLLPVEARMLLREKRRVLATGDEEIRSPYLKRTYRVVGIVPFHPVRINDFLRKEGFGRATLRISVPDGEYWRFRKRVEANLSGERRAFVFQLGDRAVIAEGL, translated from the coding sequence ATGCTGGAGAAAATAAGCGAGGAGAAGGTCAGGGAAGCGGTCGAGCTGATAAGGCGCGGCCTTGACGAGAGGAAGCTCCGCGCGAGGCTTGGTGAGGACTGGGAGCTCATAGCCGAGATAGCAAGGGCGAGGATAAAAGCCAGGGACAAGTTCTCACGCGACGACCTCTGGATGGACCTTCAGGGGCTGCGCTACTCAACCCACGAGGAGGTTGCTAAATACCGCGCCAGGCGTCTCAAGGAGTTTGGAGTAAAGAGCATCGCCGACGTCTCCTGTGGCATTGGAATCCAGCTCATCTTCTACGCGATGAATGTTGAGAGGGCCTATGGGATCGACATCGACCCGCTCAAGGTGGAGTTCGCGAGGAGGAACGCCGAGAAGTACGGCGTCTCGAACATCGAGTTCATAAACGCGGACTCACTCTCGCCCGAGATCGCTGAGAAGATTGATGCGGAGGTGATCTTCTCTGATCCCGCGAGGCCCCCGGAGATGCCTGAAAGAAGGCTCGAAGACCTTCTGCCGAGCCCGCTGGAGGTCTACAGGGCATACGGCAGGAAAACCGACGCCTTCATCTTTGACCTCCCACCCCAGATCAGGCGCGAGAGGGTTCCATGGAAGGGCGAGTTCGAGTACATAGATCTCTTCGGGGCCCTCAACAGGCTCACTTTCTACACCGAGCCGCTGGCGAGGGCCGAGAGGAGCGCGGTCATTCTACCGGCTGGAGCCAGGGTCGAGAGCGACCCGAACCTTGAGAACATCGTTGAGTGGACGGATGAGCCAGGTGAATACCTCTACGAGATCCCGCAGTCGGTCGACTATGCTGACCTGATAAACGAACTGCTTCATCTCCTCCCTGTTGAGGCGAGGATGCTCCTCCGCGAGAAGAGGCGCGTTTTGGCGACCGGGGACGAGGAGATCAGGAGTCCCTACCTCAAGAGAACCTACCGCGTCGTTGGGATCGTCCCGTTCCACCCCGTCAGGATAAACGACTTCCTGAGGAAGGAGGGCTTTGGCAGGGCGACGCTCAGGATAAGTGTGCCTGACGGTGAGTACTGGAGGTTCAGGAAGCGCGTGGAGGCAAACCTGAGCGGCGAGAGAAGGGCCTTCGTCTTCCAGCTGGGAGATAGAGCGGTGATAGCGGAGGGGTTATAG
- the glmS gene encoding glutamine--fructose-6-phosphate transaminase (isomerizing) has protein sequence MCGIIGYIGDRPACQVIVKGLKRLEYRGYDSAGIVTEDGRRLFIKKGAGRIDELIERLGLLEMPGKRGIGHTRWATHGVPNDVNAHPQTDCTGRIALVHNGIIENFAEIKDELVAKGHRFESDTDTEVIAHLIEEELRGESDFEQAMRKALLKLRGSFALGIIYTGEPDRLYFVRNESPLVLGIGDGENFAASDVPAFLEYTNRVVFLDDREYAVITKDSWVVKNLDTGEVVEKPVHEIGWTLEMAEKAGFPHFMLKEIYEQPRAIKDAIHGNADVINAVAREIAKYDKIFIVAMGTSYHAGMVGRYLFQRLAKKVPIVEDASEFRYEFEDIIDEDTLVIAITQSGETADTLAAMKLAKKKGAKVLAIVNVVGSMATRIADLTLYTHAGPEIGVAATKTYTTQLTVLTMLAIELARILGTADEDYLDELEAGLKAVPNLVEEVLKHDGGIKELAESLVDKRDFFYIGRGVSVPTALEGALKLKEISYIHAEGLSAGELKHGPLALLEDGVPVVAVAPSGKTFDKIVGNIEESRARGAFIISLGDSEELGRVSNAFIRMPDMDELLSPIVYVVPLQLIAYHMAVLRGNDPDKPRNLAKSVTVE, from the coding sequence GTGTGTGGAATAATAGGGTACATCGGGGACAGGCCTGCCTGCCAGGTGATAGTCAAAGGACTCAAGAGACTCGAATACAGGGGATACGATTCTGCGGGGATTGTAACGGAAGATGGGAGGAGGCTCTTCATAAAGAAGGGTGCCGGCAGGATAGATGAGCTGATCGAGAGGCTTGGCCTCCTTGAGATGCCCGGGAAGAGGGGCATCGGTCACACGCGCTGGGCTACCCACGGGGTCCCCAACGATGTTAACGCTCATCCTCAAACTGACTGCACTGGAAGGATAGCACTCGTTCACAACGGTATAATAGAGAACTTCGCCGAGATTAAGGACGAACTCGTGGCAAAAGGCCACAGGTTCGAGAGCGACACCGATACCGAGGTAATAGCCCACCTGATCGAGGAGGAGCTCAGGGGAGAGTCGGATTTCGAGCAGGCCATGAGGAAGGCCCTTCTCAAACTTCGGGGTTCCTTCGCCCTTGGAATAATATACACTGGGGAACCCGACAGGCTCTACTTCGTCAGGAACGAGAGCCCTCTCGTTTTGGGAATCGGTGACGGTGAGAACTTCGCCGCCAGCGACGTCCCGGCGTTTCTGGAGTACACGAACAGGGTCGTTTTCCTCGACGACAGGGAGTACGCGGTCATCACGAAGGACTCCTGGGTGGTCAAGAACCTCGACACCGGAGAAGTCGTCGAAAAGCCCGTCCACGAAATAGGGTGGACCCTTGAGATGGCCGAAAAGGCCGGGTTCCCGCACTTCATGCTCAAGGAGATATACGAGCAGCCGAGGGCAATAAAGGACGCCATCCACGGCAACGCTGACGTCATAAATGCCGTCGCCAGGGAGATAGCGAAGTACGACAAAATCTTCATAGTTGCGATGGGAACGTCGTACCACGCGGGTATGGTTGGCAGGTACCTCTTCCAGCGCCTCGCGAAGAAGGTTCCCATAGTCGAAGACGCGAGCGAGTTCCGCTATGAATTCGAGGATATAATCGACGAAGACACCCTCGTGATTGCGATAACCCAGAGCGGAGAAACGGCCGACACCCTCGCGGCAATGAAGCTGGCGAAGAAGAAGGGCGCAAAGGTGCTCGCGATAGTCAACGTCGTCGGAAGCATGGCGACGAGAATAGCGGATTTGACGCTCTACACCCACGCCGGTCCGGAAATTGGTGTTGCGGCGACCAAGACCTACACCACGCAGCTGACCGTCCTGACCATGCTCGCCATTGAGCTGGCCAGGATCCTCGGAACCGCCGACGAGGACTATCTCGACGAGCTTGAGGCGGGCCTGAAGGCCGTCCCGAACCTTGTTGAGGAAGTCTTAAAACACGACGGGGGCATTAAAGAGCTGGCCGAGAGTCTGGTAGATAAGAGGGACTTCTTCTACATCGGCAGGGGAGTAAGCGTTCCCACGGCTCTCGAAGGCGCCCTCAAGCTCAAGGAGATAAGCTACATCCACGCCGAGGGGCTGAGCGCCGGTGAGCTGAAGCACGGGCCGCTGGCACTGCTCGAGGATGGCGTCCCCGTGGTCGCGGTAGCCCCCAGCGGGAAGACCTTCGACAAGATCGTGGGCAACATAGAGGAATCGCGTGCGAGGGGCGCGTTTATAATCTCCCTTGGGGACAGCGAAGAGCTGGGACGCGTCTCCAACGCCTTCATCCGGATGCCGGATATGGACGAACTCCTCAGCCCGATAGTTTATGTAGTTCCCCTCCAGCTCATAGCATATCACATGGCGGTTTTGAGGGGCAACGACCCCGATAAGCCGAGGAACCTTGCAAAATCTGTTACAGTCGAATGA
- a CDS encoding metal ABC transporter permease translates to MIPEYIIRALLASIMVSVLLGMLSPLINTKGLAFLTHALFHALLFGAVLGMILGLLFENLSLVMLTALFVTVVIVLLIAHLEKLGFSPDSAVGIVASFVAGLTVLGFGVLYKVMASRPYFPLGESIVSYLTGDIFLISLNDLTALVLGGAALFFVMLFLYRDFLYLSFDPEGMESYGGNVRAYLMVLYVLVGAIGALIVQTVGLITLQVVAVLPGAIALMVSSDLRKVIGVSLFLTLGVQLSSVVLAYLTDIPPSGLATIMLGAIYGVLLFRR, encoded by the coding sequence ATGATCCCCGAATACATCATCCGCGCTCTCCTGGCGAGCATAATGGTCAGCGTCCTCCTGGGAATGCTCAGCCCGCTCATCAACACCAAAGGGCTGGCCTTCCTGACCCACGCTCTCTTCCACGCCCTTCTGTTCGGTGCGGTGCTCGGCATGATCCTCGGCCTGCTCTTCGAGAACCTCTCCCTCGTCATGCTCACTGCCCTCTTTGTCACGGTCGTGATAGTCTTGCTCATAGCACACCTTGAGAAGCTCGGCTTCTCCCCGGACTCTGCAGTGGGAATCGTGGCCAGCTTCGTGGCGGGTTTGACCGTTCTTGGCTTCGGCGTCCTCTACAAGGTGATGGCGAGCAGACCATACTTCCCGCTTGGTGAGAGTATAGTGTCTTACCTCACTGGTGACATCTTCCTCATAAGCCTCAACGACCTCACTGCCCTCGTCCTCGGCGGCGCGGCCTTGTTCTTTGTAATGCTCTTCCTCTACCGCGACTTCCTCTACCTGAGCTTCGACCCCGAGGGGATGGAGAGCTACGGGGGGAACGTCAGGGCTTACCTGATGGTTCTCTACGTCCTCGTTGGAGCAATTGGCGCTTTAATCGTCCAGACGGTCGGCCTGATAACCCTCCAGGTCGTGGCGGTGCTCCCCGGCGCGATAGCACTGATGGTGAGCAGCGATTTGAGAAAGGTCATCGGCGTGAGCCTGTTCCTTACCCTTGGAGTCCAGCTCTCATCGGTGGTGCTGGCGTACCTCACAGACATACCGCCGAGCGGCTTAGCCACCATAATGCTCGGTGCAATATACGGCGTCCTTCTCTTCAGGAGGTGA
- a CDS encoding PCNA-inhibitor has protein sequence MDKTLDEFLRSTVRKVKPEEEPRKRKKRLKPTSLESFLPEEHVNYFKQLRIGSKRIRNARIEEL, from the coding sequence ATGGACAAGACCCTTGACGAGTTCCTCAGGAGCACCGTCCGGAAGGTTAAACCAGAGGAAGAGCCACGCAAGAGGAAGAAGCGCCTCAAACCGACCAGCCTCGAGTCTTTTCTGCCAGAGGAGCATGTGAATTACTTTAAACAGCTCCGCATCGGCTCGAAGAGGATAAGGAACGCGAGGATAGAGGAGCTATAA
- the eif1A gene encoding translation initiation factor eIF-1A, with protein sequence MAYHRSGNNKKKKDRQVQGDEVIRVPLPKEGQLFGVIEQALGSGWMDVRCSDGKIRRCRIPGKLKRRMWMRVGDVVIVQPWEVQSDERGDIVYRYTRTQVDWLLRRGKISQDFISGGELLF encoded by the coding sequence ATGGCATATCACAGGAGTGGAAACAACAAGAAAAAGAAGGATAGGCAGGTTCAGGGAGACGAGGTTATCCGTGTCCCCCTGCCCAAAGAAGGACAGCTCTTTGGAGTCATCGAGCAGGCCCTCGGGTCTGGCTGGATGGACGTCCGCTGCTCCGACGGCAAAATAAGGAGATGCAGGATTCCAGGCAAGCTCAAGAGGAGGATGTGGATGCGCGTTGGCGACGTCGTCATAGTCCAGCCCTGGGAAGTCCAGAGCGACGAGAGGGGCGACATAGTCTACCGCTACACGAGAACTCAGGTTGACTGGCTCCTACGGAGGGGCAAGATAAGCCAGGACTTCATAAGCGGCGGCGAGCTCCTGTTCTGA
- the rnhB gene encoding ribonuclease HII encodes MGRKLAGIDEAGRGPVIGPMVIAAVVVDEENVPKLAELGVRDSKRLTPKRRERLFDEIIKLLDDYAVIELWPNEIDSREGTLNEFEVENFVKALNSLKVRPDVIYIDAADVKEERFGEDIGKGLNFRAEIVAEHKADDKFVPVSAASILAKVTRDRAIERLKEEYGEIGSGYPSDPRTRAFLEEYYRKHGDFPPIVRRSWKTLRKIEEKLKDEVRPKEKKREQTSLEDFLK; translated from the coding sequence TTGGGCAGAAAGCTCGCTGGGATAGACGAGGCCGGCAGGGGGCCGGTCATCGGGCCGATGGTCATAGCGGCGGTTGTGGTGGACGAGGAGAACGTCCCAAAGCTTGCGGAGCTCGGCGTCAGGGACTCGAAGAGGCTGACGCCAAAGCGGCGCGAGAGGCTTTTCGACGAGATCATCAAACTCCTCGACGATTACGCGGTCATCGAGCTGTGGCCGAACGAGATAGACTCAAGGGAAGGTACCCTCAACGAGTTCGAAGTTGAGAACTTTGTTAAGGCTCTAAACTCGCTCAAGGTCAGGCCCGACGTGATCTACATCGATGCCGCCGACGTCAAGGAAGAGCGCTTTGGGGAAGACATAGGAAAGGGGCTGAACTTCAGGGCGGAGATCGTAGCGGAGCACAAGGCCGACGACAAGTTCGTGCCAGTTTCAGCCGCCTCAATCCTCGCGAAGGTCACCCGCGACAGGGCGATAGAGAGGCTGAAAGAAGAGTACGGTGAGATAGGCTCTGGTTACCCCAGCGACCCAAGGACGAGGGCGTTCCTCGAAGAGTACTACCGGAAGCACGGCGATTTCCCACCTATAGTCAGGAGGAGCTGGAAGACGCTGAGGAAGATAGAGGAGAAGCTGAAGGACGAGGTTAGGCCGAAGGAAAAGAAGAGGGAACAGACAAGCCTGGAGGATTTTCTGAAGTAG